A segment of the Symmachiella macrocystis genome:
TGTATAGGTGTGGTCCCCATTTGGACTTGTTCCGGAGCCGATCGCAGCGGATAATTGGTGAAGAAACCAAGGAAATGCTGTTTTTTTGGGAACAAGCCCCCATGTCTCACGCAGTCGACTCCATTGCCGCCGACTGGACCGCGGTTGACTTAGCGGCACGCTACGGCGCAATCCCGCTATCTCGAATCCGGCTCCCACACGACTCCGACCCAGCTACCGAGGAGGACGTGGTCGACATCCATGACCGCGAAAATCGTCTGTATGAATTGGTCGACGGCGTCTTGTTGGAGAAAACTATGGGAACCTATGAGTCGTATATTGCGATGTTGCTTGGCCAGTTCCTAGGCGATTTCATTCGACAAAATAATCTCGGAATTTTATTGGGGGCGGACGGTATATTACGGCTCGCGCCTGGTTTAGTCCGGATTCCCGATGTCTCCTTCATTGCTCGGCATAAACTTCCCGACGGCAAAGTCCCCCGCACGCTTGTGGCGACTTTGGTTCCTGATTTGGCGATCGAAGTCATCAGTAAAGGGAATACGGCCGAGGAGATGCAGGAGAAACTTCGCGATTATTTTGAGGTCGGAGTCGGTCTCGTGTGGTATGTCGACCATTTGCGGAAACAGGTCCGCGTTTACACAGCGGTCGATCAGGAACAAATTGTCGGCATCGAGGAAAGTCTTGATGGCGGCGACGTGCTCCCCGGTTTCACATTGCCCGTTTCCAGCATCTATGCCGAATGAAATATTCAGTTGCTGCGAGATCTCAAAAGTCGCCGCGTCATGCTACGTGACTTAGAGACCCGGGAGTGGATATTCCGGCACGCTGAGTCCCAAGCGGCCCACTTCCTTCAAGCGTTGCCAGCCGCGCGTGACCAACTCCTCTTCGCGGCGGCGGGCTTCGTCATCCATGTATTGTTTGCTGAAATCGCCCTCAACCGAAACCGGCGGGAACTTGTCGTCGACAATGAACTGCGATAGCACGGGATTGCAGTGGAGATGACGTTCGGGTTCGCGATGCAGCGCTGCGATTTCAACCCGGCCAATCACGTAACGCAGATACAGATCGCTGTCCGTGATGCCGGGAACGGCTTGGCCGCAGACTTCGCACAAGTACCCTTGATCGCATTTGGCCATAGCAAGTTAACCGTCCGCCTCATCGAATTCGTCAAACTCTTCGGCGAGTTTCTCGACAATGTCTGGCCGATCATCCAATGATTCTTCAATGGAATACCGGCCCTCCGTCCAACGGAAAAAATCGATCTGTTGGCAACGCCGACTGCAAAACGGCAGTGTCTTGGACTCAGCTGCTTCGACGGCAGAGACAGCTTTATTGCAGATCGGACAAGTCATGAGTTGAATCATCGCACGAATTTCCCGGATTCAAAAACGGCGGATACTGGCAAGACGACTTCCCCGCCAAAATTGTCGCCGCAACGATCGTGCGGCGTCAAGCGCGTTTTCAAAACGGGGGGGAGTGACGAGCGATTGCCGGGGACAACACCCGTTACGACTCGTGCCGACTTTAATCGCTCGACTTGCTGCTTCCAGACGAATCCGAAGAACTGGCCTTTGTGTCGGATGTGCTTGACTTCGATTCAGTTTTTTTCTGCGACGCGGTCTTATCCGCACTGGCAGCTTTCTTGTACGAATCGCTGCGGTAGTCCGTTTCGTAGAAGCCCGAGCCACGGAAAATGATTCCGCCGCCCGAACCGATCATCCGCTCCGCTTTTAATTTGCCGCACTCGGGGCATTTGCGGATCGGTTTTTGCTTCATCGAATGGAACACTTCCCACTGATGGTCGCAGCTTTTACAAACGTAGTCGTACGTCGGCATCGCAGTTCCTTTGTCGAGACGTAAAACCTCTTGGCGAGGAAAATGGCCAGCGGTCGGAGCAAACCAGTCCCGGACTGCTTGAAAAATAATAGCGGCAGGAGCAACCGACATCCTCCGCATGGAAACATTCGTTATTCCACAGCTTTGGAGACAATCACCTTGCTGGGACGCACCAAGCGGTCGTGCAGCGTGTAGCCTTGCTCAAGCTCCTGAATGACCGTCATCGGGGGGTGATCAGCAGAAGGGATTTGTTGCATGGCTTCGTGCTGCTCGGAATTGAACGGCTTGTTGACAGCATCGATCGCGATGACTTGATGTTTGTTCAAGGCATCTTGGAATTGCCGCGCCACCAATTCGACGCCTTCGATCAGTTGATCCAGATTGTGCGTTTGTCCAGCCGCGTCAATTGCCCGCCGCAGATTATCGAGTGCAGGCAAAATGTCGCGCGACAGTCCGAGCGATTCGAATTTGCGGGCCTCTTCCAATTCGCGACGCATCCGCTTGCGCACGTTTTCGCATTCCGCTTCCGCCCGATGCCAGCGGTCCAGATTTGTGTCCCGTTCGGCGATCGCTGCGGCCAACTGCTCTTCGAGCGTTAGTTCTTGATCGTCAGATGCCGCAGCCTCGGCCGCTGCATTATCGGGATTTTCGTTGGGTGTTTCGTCTGCCACGAGATTTATTCCTTACCGATCATCAACCAGGGAGAGGACCGCCGATCAACGGGTCGATCAATTCTAAGTTTCTTCGTCTTCGCCCGTGAAGTAGTCCTTCAGCGTCTCGAAAAATGACTTGCGATGTGGGCTGACGTGGGCCTCTTCCAATTCCGCCAGCTCGCGGAGCAACTCTTCTTGTCGCTCCGTTAGTTTTTTGGGAACGTCCACTTGGACTTCGACCAACATGTCTCCCGTTCCTCGTCCATGCGGGTCGGGCATTCCTAGACCCCGCAATCGAAATTCGGTACCTGTTTGCGTGCCGGCTGGGACCTTGAGGTCGTGCCGGCCGGTCAGAATGGGGACTTCGATTTCTGCGCCTAGCGCCGCTTGTGTATAGGTTATCGGGACCAGGCAAGTCAGCGTGTTGCCGTCGCGTTGGAACAACGAATGTTCCTTCACGTGAATGTCCACATACAAATCGCCTCGCGGACCTCCAAGCGCTCCCGGCTCACCTTCGCCCCGTAGGCAAAGCTGCATATCGTTATCGACTCCCGGAGGAACCTTGACCTCCAGTTGCGCCGTTTTGGATTCGCGTCCGGATCCGCCACAATTTTCACATTTGTCCCGCACAACGACACCATCGCCGCTGCAGGCGGGACAAGTCGTTTGAATGCGGAAAAAGCCCTGCGACTGCACGACCTGCCCGCGACCATCACAATAGTCGCATGGCTGGGCAATAGAACCGGCTTTGGCGCCGGAGCCGCCGCACGTGTCACAGTTTTCGTGGCGGCGAACATCCAATTCTCGGGTGCAGCCACGTGCCGCTTCGAGCAACGTGACAGTAATGCCCGTTCTCAGGCTGCGTCCCCGCGCGGGACGTCGTCCGGCTCCGGGTTGGCCGGTTCGTGCCCCGCCGAAAATCCCTCCCAGCATATCGCCGAAGGAATCGAAGATGTCATTGATGTCGGTGAAGCCAGCGCCGCCTCCTAAGCCTTGCACGCCGGCATGACCGTAGCGATCGTACCGCGCCCGCTTTTGCTCGTCCCCCAGGATTTCGAATGCTTCGGCAGCATCCTTAAAGCGTTGTTCCGCCTCCCCATCTCCCGGATTTCTATCGGGATGATTGGCCAACGCCTCCTTGCGGTAGGCTTTTTTTATTTCATCGCCACCGGCTTCCTTTGCCACGCCGAGGACTTCGTAATAGTCGCGTTTCGTTGCCATTACCGCCATGATTTCGCTACAAGCTGGAATGACCGCCGTCGCAAGCGATCCATTTTTCGAGGAGAATGATTCACACTGAGTCGCGATTGTTGATACGAGAAACCAAACTCGCACGCACTGAGTCAGCTAAGCTTCCGTTGAGCTGTTCTCGAAGTCGAAATTCGAAGAAACTGCTTTTCGTATCGTATACAGATCGTGGGTTTTGCAATCGCTGATTCACAAAACGGGCCACCGCAAGGGTGGCCCGTCCGAATTTATTGAAAACTCAAAGTGCGCGACGTGTTAGCGGATACTACCTTCAACCGCCTTCTTGTCGCCCCCTTCGAGGTCGTCGGTTCGTGTGACCAAGACTTCGGTCGTCAGCATCAAGCCGGCGATCGATGTCGAGTTCTGGACGGCACTGCGGACCACTTTGGTCGGATCAATGATACCGGCTTTGAACATGTCGACGTATTCACCCGCTTGGGCGTTGTAGCCGATGTTCTGGCCTTTCTGGCGGACTTCGTCGGCGATCACCGCACCATCTTCGCCGCAGTTTTCGGCGATCTGGCGAATCGGGGCCTCAAGTGCTTTGGCCACAATGGCGACGCCGATCTTCTCGTCCCCTTTGGCTTTGACGCTTTTGGCTGCTTCGATCGCCCGCAAGTAAGCGACACCACCGCCGGGAAGAATGCCTTCTTCGACAGCCGCCCGTGTGGCGTGTAGGGCATCTTCCATGCGTGCCTTGGTCTGTTTCATTTCCGATTCCGTGGCGGCACCGACGGAGATAATTGCCACGCCGCCGGTCAACTTGGCCAGGCGTTCTTGGAATTTCTCGCGATCGTATTCGCTATCGGTATTTTCGATTTGAGTGCGGATTTGTTGCACCCGGGTTTTAATGGCTTCGGAGTCGCCGCCACCTTCGATCAAGGTTGTGGAATCTTTGTCGATTTCAACCTTTTTGCAACGACCAAGTTGATTCAACTCGACCGATTCCAAGGTGATGCCCAACTCTTCGGAGATCAGTGTGCCACCGGTCAAAACGGCCATGTCAGCCAACATGGCTTTGCGGCGATCACCAAAACCGGGGGCTTTGACGGCTGCCACATTCAACACGCCACGCAGGCGGTTGACAACCAATGCGGTCAACGCTTCGCCGTCAACGTCTTCAGCGACGATCAACAACGGCTTGCTGGATTGTGAAATCTTCTCCAACAGCGGCACAAGTTCCCGCAGGTTCGAGATTTTCTTCTCGAACAGCAAGATATAACAATCTTCCAGTTCCACCTTCATGGTTTCTGGATCGTTGACGAAGTAGGGGGAGATGTAACCCTTGTCGAATTGCATCCCTTCAGCCAGCGTCAGCGTGGTTTCGTTACCTTTGCCTTCTTCGACAGTAATCACACCGTCGCGTCCGACTTGCTCCATCGCGTCGGCGATCAAGTCACCCACCGGACGGTCGTTGTTGGCCGAGATGCAGCCGACTTGGGCGATCTCTTCCTTGCTGGAAACCGGCTTCGATGTTTCGGCGAAATAGGCCAAAACAGCTTCGGTCGCTTTTTCGATACCACGACGAACTACCATGGGATTGGCACCCATGGTAATGCTTCGCAGTCCCGCTTCGAACACGGCACGGGCCATGACGGTCGCTGTGGTCGTACCATCGCCGGCGATGTCGCTGGTTTTGGTGGCGACTTCATTGACCAACTTGGCGCCCATGTTTTCGAATGGGTCGTCCAATTCGATTTCTTTACTAACGGTCACGCCGTCTTTGGTCACGACGGGATTGCCGAAGCTTTTGTCGATCACGACATTCCGGCCAGTCGGTCCCATGGTGACGGCGACGGTGTCCGCCAGCGTCCGTACTCCGCGCTGCAACTTGAGTTGCGCGCGGTCATCAAAAAGTAATTGTTTCGCCACGCTATCTCACTCCTCGTCGGGGGTGTTTGTAATCATTGCAAATGACCGGATTGATCAGTAATCGACGTGC
Coding sequences within it:
- a CDS encoding nucleotide exchange factor GrpE, with the translated sequence MADETPNENPDNAAAEAAASDDQELTLEEQLAAAIAERDTNLDRWHRAEAECENVRKRMRRELEEARKFESLGLSRDILPALDNLRRAIDAAGQTHNLDQLIEGVELVARQFQDALNKHQVIAIDAVNKPFNSEQHEAMQQIPSADHPPMTVIQELEQGYTLHDRLVRPSKVIVSKAVE
- a CDS encoding FmdB family zinc ribbon protein: MPTYDYVCKSCDHQWEVFHSMKQKPIRKCPECGKLKAERMIGSGGGIIFRGSGFYETDYRSDSYKKAASADKTASQKKTESKSSTSDTKASSSDSSGSSKSSD
- a CDS encoding Uma2 family endonuclease translates to MSHAVDSIAADWTAVDLAARYGAIPLSRIRLPHDSDPATEEDVVDIHDRENRLYELVDGVLLEKTMGTYESYIAMLLGQFLGDFIRQNNLGILLGADGILRLAPGLVRIPDVSFIARHKLPDGKVPRTLVATLVPDLAIEVISKGNTAEEMQEKLRDYFEVGVGLVWYVDHLRKQVRVYTAVDQEQIVGIEESLDGGDVLPGFTLPVSSIYAE
- the dnaJ gene encoding molecular chaperone DnaJ gives rise to the protein MATKRDYYEVLGVAKEAGGDEIKKAYRKEALANHPDRNPGDGEAEQRFKDAAEAFEILGDEQKRARYDRYGHAGVQGLGGGAGFTDINDIFDSFGDMLGGIFGGARTGQPGAGRRPARGRSLRTGITVTLLEAARGCTRELDVRRHENCDTCGGSGAKAGSIAQPCDYCDGRGQVVQSQGFFRIQTTCPACSGDGVVVRDKCENCGGSGRESKTAQLEVKVPPGVDNDMQLCLRGEGEPGALGGPRGDLYVDIHVKEHSLFQRDGNTLTCLVPITYTQAALGAEIEVPILTGRHDLKVPAGTQTGTEFRLRGLGMPDPHGRGTGDMLVEVQVDVPKKLTERQEELLRELAELEEAHVSPHRKSFFETLKDYFTGEDEET
- the groL gene encoding chaperonin GroEL (60 kDa chaperone family; promotes refolding of misfolded polypeptides especially under stressful conditions; forms two stacked rings of heptamers to form a barrel-shaped 14mer; ends can be capped by GroES; misfolded proteins enter the barrel where they are refolded when GroES binds); the protein is MAKQLLFDDRAQLKLQRGVRTLADTVAVTMGPTGRNVVIDKSFGNPVVTKDGVTVSKEIELDDPFENMGAKLVNEVATKTSDIAGDGTTTATVMARAVFEAGLRSITMGANPMVVRRGIEKATEAVLAYFAETSKPVSSKEEIAQVGCISANNDRPVGDLIADAMEQVGRDGVITVEEGKGNETTLTLAEGMQFDKGYISPYFVNDPETMKVELEDCYILLFEKKISNLRELVPLLEKISQSSKPLLIVAEDVDGEALTALVVNRLRGVLNVAAVKAPGFGDRRKAMLADMAVLTGGTLISEELGITLESVELNQLGRCKKVEIDKDSTTLIEGGGDSEAIKTRVQQIRTQIENTDSEYDREKFQERLAKLTGGVAIISVGAATESEMKQTKARMEDALHATRAAVEEGILPGGGVAYLRAIEAAKSVKAKGDEKIGVAIVAKALEAPIRQIAENCGEDGAVIADEVRQKGQNIGYNAQAGEYVDMFKAGIIDPTKVVRSAVQNSTSIAGLMLTTEVLVTRTDDLEGGDKKAVEGSIR
- a CDS encoding DNA gyrase inhibitor YacG is translated as MIQLMTCPICNKAVSAVEAAESKTLPFCSRRCQQIDFFRWTEGRYSIEESLDDRPDIVEKLAEEFDEFDEADG